Within the Mugil cephalus isolate CIBA_MC_2020 chromosome 1, CIBA_Mcephalus_1.1, whole genome shotgun sequence genome, the region TCCCCTACATAAAACAGAGTTGGTTTGTGAGCTTTGCTAATAGGTTGGATATGGTTGATCAGTGCATTTTCTGTCAGGAAAGAAAAGGATCAATGGAATTAATTGGTGTTAAGTTGCTGCCGAATCAATAAACTGATACATTATACAGATATCAGACACACTGGGCAGTATAATATCTTTAGCTGAAAGtctttacattaaaacaatattaagcTGTGGGATTTTTCTATTTCATAGAAACACTGTTGAGTTTTGTCAGTGCTTCTTCCACCTACCACAATAAGGAGTTTGTCTCCATCTACTGGTTTACGTGTCACTGCTGAATATCTGATCAGTATTATTTCCCTTCATACATTGTAAATATTCAAATCATTAATAAAGCAAGTCAAATGTTAAGATGTGggatgtttttattgatttgatCAAATGTGAGGAGAACACTGTGCATTTGAACTTTCGTGTTGGCAACATAAAAAcgacaaaaaataacaaagacatCACCCAGGAGCAGTTTGAAACGTTTTAACTATGTTGTCTTCATACTTCCTAGTCTACTTCAGAGGAGTGACCACTTACTTTAAAGGCTATTATTGCTCACAAATCCTCTTGAAAGTGTACATGGTCAAAAGAAGCCCACACAGACTTTGGTATTTATTAAGAGCAGCTAAAACCAAAGATGGAAAAAGTATATTTGTATGGAATAACACCTCTGCAATGAATCCAACACTTCAATAATATGAACTGTGAGCTCTGAATTGGTGAACGAATACGTGATACTGCAGTTGTAAAATATTCCCTTTAGACTAATACTAGACTCTCTAATCtaatttttaaatcattaaagtGCAAAAACCTGACAGATGGAATGGTTGAGTTTCTAATTAGCTACAACAGTTGCATACACACTTaggttttaaaaatgatttaagacATTTCTGTAAGTTTATAGGTCAGTGACAAAGGCTTGCAGTAAGATCTCGGCACAGAGCTTAACGTGTCGTCACAATGTTTCTGAACAGCCTTGGATTTACGTAAAAGTAAGAAGAACAACTAAGGTCCTTGTGTTGGAATGATGAGACTGGAAACAGCTGAAGCATCAGCGCTCTAGCTTACATCTTACTGGCATTTGAAACACGTTGTAGGAAACATTCAGGGCCTCCACATTTCTAAAATATTCCTAAAACTCCCATTAAGATTTCTGTATCAAAAAAGTAAGTattaatgtttgtgtctgttcacTTGTGTTAACACACGACTGGTGCCCAAAGCATCAAAACATTTGTGAGTCAGACAGGCAGTGTAGCAGACTTGTTTCAGTCGACTGAGCTGTGTGTTCAGCTGTCGTTGCCAAAGACGGTGTTGAGCTGCTGGGTGACCCTGATGAAAGTCGTCCTGCGGCTCAGCTCCTTCAGCTTCCCTGCCCCGACGTAGGTGCAGGTGGAGCGGACCCCTCCCAGGATGTCCCGTATCGTCACATCCACCGGACCTTTGTATAGAACTTCCACTGTCTTCCCCTCGGATGCTCTAGAGGCACAAGTCACAAGATTTACCTTCAGAAAATGGAAAACTGTCTCTCAATATGGTCCATGTACATGCCAGTTGCACTGACCTGTACTCAGCCACGCCTCCTGCGTGCTTCTTCATCGCCGTGTCAGAGCTCATTCCATAAAACAGCTTGTATTTCTTGCCGTTCTTCTCGATGGTCTCACCCCCGCTCTCTGCATGGCCGGCCAGCATGCCGCCCAGCATCACGAAGTCGGCTCCAGCACCTGAGCACCGCACGGGAAAAAGCCAGACAAACAGTGAGTGTTTTAGAACAAACTACTTAAGGGTTGGATTTCAAGCACACATTGAAAACTTTGATACCACTTGCCAAAAGCTTTTGAGACATCTCCCGGGCAGGTACAGCCGCCATCCTGCGTgaaggagaaaagacaaaacaagcgAAGTGTTTATTATGGCTGCACATTGTCAGGGTGACAATAAATCCAACAAAGAAGCCAATGGTGAGTTAAGGGTTCAACTATTTCTTGGACCAGCGCAGTTACTGCCTGATGCATCAGCAGGTTGCCACGGTAACCTCAACACTACAGTAAGTTGCTGTGGCAGAAAATTTAGATTATAGCCATTTAGAATAATTTTAGAGTCTATTTTAATAGTGAGATTGCAGATTGCAACCTAATGACAGACTTCGccagatttctgttttgttgcacCGCTTTTACGCCAGTGCACTTCCAGTCATCCTAGAGTTGTAAAGAATTAAACAAAGACAGAGCCTACAGAGACGCACTTTCATGCACTCCTTCCAACAAGCAAATATCGATGCACAGGACAAATCCTGACTGGTCAAAAGATTTGCTTGACCAGGAAAGGGAATCACCaaagattcacacacacacacacacacacacacacatatatgttgGATACCTATTAACACAGGGTTTTCACTCTGCTACAAAGACCGTCTTTGTTTGGAGGCAAAGCCAAAGAACCAAACGCAGCCCAAACACAGCCGAGATTACGCAACATTTCCGGTTGCTCCACATATTTTTTGACGGTGTCACCAAGTGGTAGCATGTGTGACACCGTGGAAACATGGTCAGCTACATGGACAAAAGCCCACTTCATGTGTATGTGCACGATATTCATTCAAAGCAAATCTTAGgtggttataaaaaaaaaaacgtaattgTTAAAATCATATCTCATTCCTGATCATTTGCCCTGGACCAGGGACTGCATAGAAATTCAGTTCAGTGATGAGTCACTCACAGAGATGATGTGGCCGCCCAGGCCGTGGGCTGCATCTGCACACTCAATCACAGCGCTGAGCTGAGGGTAACCAACCCCGGTCTTCTTGCGGGTGGTGCACACAGAGCCTGAGGAGGAAGACACACAGTCAAAAGATGACTAGTACACGTTTGAAGCCTGCAGTCAAACGGGAAACAGCGTTTCATGCAAATGTGTCAGGGACGGGTTTGTGTAGCAGTGTAGACGTAATAACAACTACATTAAAAAGTTCAAAAGCAAAAAGTACATAGGACGGCACTGTAGTAATATTTTGTGCCTGTTTTGGGCATAAAGtataaagtgaagccaaagctactAAAGCTCCCCCtgctgactggctgcagtataggtcataagctccacctcctccatgttagtggatgagagttgggccaaactaaaacactaaaatatacatcaaATCAATTTTTCCAGTTACAGTGTCTGTCATTTTAgacagttaatataatgttgatacCTGTTCAAGTGTCATGTTTGTTGAAGTTTTGATTTAGCTATTTATTTGACTCTATAGAAACAAGATGTAACATAATGGGTACTACCAGTTGCCATATCAACCGCTCCATAAAGAGGCCCTGTGGGcccgtgagagttgtaaaaaaacttaaaaaaaataaataaataagttctgtatataatctaacatttctttgtaactggtgtaggtagagcagagtgtgttattaattaaatgaaaactaaagtGAGTCTGGGGAGAGTGTAGCCGGGTCATCAGTATTGTGGCTCTGCATGGCTCCACTCCCGGACTATACTGATCAGACCCTGGTTCCTAAGTCGCAAGAAGTTGCGAGTGCTGCCCGTATCCCACGTTGACCATATTCACAATGTCTTACAGTAACGAGTCATAAATTACGCAGTGATCACCTGGTCCGATGCCTACTTTGATGATGTCAGCCCCGGCGAGGATCAGCTCTTCCACCATCTCTCCTGTCACCACGTTTCCTGCCTGAGCAAAGTAAACGTCGCTGCGTTAGTCACCCCAGGTCCTCTCGCGCGTTAGCCCTAAAGCTTTCCCAGGTATATACTGACCATAATAGTGTGGGAAGGGAACTTCTGCCTGACATCTTTGACAAAGTGGACAAAGTGCTCGGAGTAACCATTTGCCACGTCCACGCAGATGTACTTGAGCTGCGGCACCGCCGCCACGATGGCCGAAAGGCGGTCAAAGTCGCCGTCACCGGTCCCTGTGCTGACGGCTACACTCTGGGAAAcaagcaggagaaggaggagagttGTGTTATGATGTATTCCGTTGGTAATAAACTGCGCAAGTGAAGCAATGCATGATATTGAGCACTTTGGGTACCTCCAGGCATTCAGGATGCTTAGTCGCAAACTCCAACCAGTCATCGACGGAGTAGTGTTTGTGGACCGTAGTGAAGAGAGTGAACTAGCGAAGGAGACGATGAAGAACATATTGATTAGGATATTTATACGGAGAAAGGAAATCGTAACGCTGGGCGGTCCGACTCGAATTCTGATAAGAATCAAGACACCTAATGGACACTAGGAGCAGCTATTACAAAGGCAACAAAGTGcactgagtgaatgaatgaacatagCAACAAATTATATTATGTTTCCGcgtatgtgtttttaaagcatgCCCTCATTATCTGCATGCAATGTAATGTTCACAACTTAGACTGCTGTCTAACTGCGATGACATCAATTTCTAAACACCCGTTGTACAGTAAAGCAACGCAGAGCGTACTTTGTGCAAAGCCATGGCCATCTCAAACGTCCCCACGGTGTCCATGTTGGCAGCGACGATGGGGATCCCTCTGTAGCTGCCCTTTGAGTTCCTGAAGGTGAAGCTCCTCATCAGATCCACCTGCAGTAGACAAGGACACACAAGGCTACTTTTTTCTCTGGGTAAGGGTCTATATCTTTGAGAAACTACCAAAAGATCACGTGCGGATAATTGCCGAGCACAATTTAAGTACGGAAAGTGGAAACGTCTGTTTTTAGAGGACTTAGGTAACAGAGACAAATTCCACAGGTGGGATAACCCACCTCACTCCTGGATTTGAGAGTACTTCTCTTCGGCCGCAGGAGCACGTCTTTGAAGTCCAGCTTGATGTCATTCTCAATGCGAGGCATTTTTGGAAACAAGGTTTGCTGAAGCCCTTTACTCAGGAATGTGACTCTGTGGAAAAGAGACAGGTCAATGTCAAAATGGTtgcttagtgttttttttttttttttttctcatttatgtaACTCCCTTCTTTTCCATCAACGCACGCATGTGGTCACCATTACGATGCAAATGAGCAAGAAATGCAAACATTCTTCTCTAGTTCAAAGTTGGGGCAACGAAATGTAATTACTACGTTGTAGGAACGTAATAAGGCGATTTTAGCAAGCTAGCAAACGCTTTTCCTGCAGAGATCACAAGAGCGTCGCTTTTTAGCCCCGCTGTCAAAATCCAAAGTTACTCTCCCTAAAAGAGTAGAAATGAATTCGGCATTGTGTATTTGTTATCTAAGTAGAAACTAATAATTAGTCAGCGAATGAATTGTCTTACATATTTCGCAAAATAAAGTACTTACCGTTAGGAAAGTACGATTGATTGTGCCTCGCTGCCACGGCTTCCTTTACGCTGCGTGTGCGTGGGGAAACTTTACAGTGGCGGACACCGACCGAGCGCCGGCTTGTAGTTTTCGAAGGGATCGAGCTGGTAGGAAGCAACTGGCCAAAGACTACAAACACGGAAGTCGCTTTACGCCGCGTTGCGCTGATGTCGTAAAGATGGTTATGGGTGAATAGACAACACATTTCGGCGTTCATGTGTCGGGATGGTGCTTGCATCAATATGAGATTATGTTAACTTAATGTTGTGTGGTTTTAGACGCAAATTTAAAGAAGTGAGTTGTAAATGAACCAAAGCGGAACCGTTGACACAGAAACCTGGAGGCGGGTAGGATTCAGTGAGAAACACAGGAAATAGGCGCTGAATTtctggaagaggaggaatgtCGAGTTTCTCCACCAAAATACGGACCTGAGACCGTATTTTTCGCAACGTAGCTTTGAAAAATCATATATTCTACCAACGAAGAAACGTTTCCAGAGAGTTTTGTTAAAACGAGTCAACAAAGATGCTGATTAAAGTGAAGGTAAGGCACGTCAAACATTACGATTAGCCCCTTTTAAGGGTCAGTTTCACAGTCAGTGGTCAGTATCTGCATGTATTGATGTCTCATACCCATCATAggttgatttctttctttctcttgatCACAGACGCTCACTGGGAAGGAGATAGAGATCGACATAGAGCCCACAGATAAAGTATACACTGATCTTCTTTTCGTCGTTTGTTACACGTTCACGCAGTAGCACAGACCATTTACTGTGTTCGCTTTAATAAGAATTCATTATCATCCAGGTGGAGCGGATTAAAGAAagggtggaggagaaagaggggatCCCTCCTCAACAACAGAGGCTGATCTACAGTGGGAAACAAATGTAAGATCCCCTCTCTTCATTGAAGGATACGGTTGTGATTATATGGTTGACAGATCACATAAACAAATCATGTAGCCAGATGTCTCATACGACTTGCTCCTTTGTGCCAGCTGTTTATTTGAATCCCACACACTATATTGTTCACTATCCTGGTGCAGTAAGTGTCTACCAGTGCACAAAATGCTTATTAAAATGGCAAACAAACGTAGCATTTATTTCTGCTCACTAAAAACTATACATGtactatacactgatcagccacaacatccacaggaaaccctgtgaccctggtcataatgttatgagtGATCGGTGTGTATTACGCACTTGCTATACATTAGGACTGTCAGTCGATTAAAATATTTGCTCATACACAATGCACAACTAATTCTAAATCAatcacatgtttaaaaatacacttgtTACTGCAACTTTCTCCTGACTTCGTCTTAATCCTCAGGAACGACGAGAAAACGGCAGCAGACTACAAAATCCAGGGCGGCTCTGTTCTCCACCTGGTGCTCGCCCTGAGAGGAGGACACGTGCGTCCCGGATGCCTGTAGCCGTCGCCGCAAGGCGCGACTTTCATTTTTGCCTACACGAGAAGCGAGTACGCCGAAGACGCACCGCCGCCGGGCGCAGGGTCACCGGGTGGTTTCGTGGGCAGCCATTTCCCTACAGCCAAACGTGCGTGATCACGGCCCCCTCCCCCACTCTGTTATATGTATTGCCACGGAGAGACGCTCCAATTTATTAAAGCCGCACCGGCATAAAACGGTGCCTCAAAATTACGCCGAGCTTTTGCTTAAGATTTACAGCCCAGAGTGAATTTGGCTGCCATGGAAACTGCTGTGCACTGTCCAAGGAGCCGtgctctctcactctctctgtgaAGTTGGTTTTTATTCCACTGATGATAAAACAGGGGGAGCTGTGGTTTAAAGCTGTCAACTGTCTGAcataaaccatttttttcctgtttttttttttttttttttccacaaattgACCCAAATATAGTTTAAGATAATTGTCAGAGCCTCGTGGGCGCGTCTTTTGTGAGACACTGATTTAGCTCAGTTAGATTTGTGTCATGAAGATATTTAATAGTCCCGCGTTCTGGGAAATGCACTGACTCATCTTTTAGATGAGAAGATCAATACTCTCATATCTCTCCGTTATATACGGTGTAATGTTGCAGTCATCAGCTTCGCAGAAAGGCCTGATGGTACCTGAAGGTAACACAATTCATCCGCTAGCACCTCTAATCTATATCTATATCAGCTGGTTGTAGCTTCAGTGATGCATTTAACGGACAAATATAAAAGTTGCATCTCATCTAACCCTGCACCTGGAACCCTAAATAGTGCACTGCTCCTTTAAGTGAAATGGATAACTAAAATGAAGTGTTTGGTGATGTTGGATCCTCCTCCTTGTTCTGAACCATGGACCGGACATGTCCGTTCACGCCGGTGACGTTTTGTGTAATTAGTTTGTGCAGCGTACTTCGTCGTTCCCGAAAAAAGCCAGAGTTTACACGGATCCTGTTCggttggtttctttcttttttttttttactttgtaagCAGCGGctcactgcagtgtgtgtgctgaaaTGCGTGGAACCGAGTTTGAATTACTTTGTCAGTAGAATAAACCAAATGCTGAAAAATGCCCCTCTTCTCTGTGTGCTCTGTGAACGTACtccgatcagccaaaacattatcaCCTGAATGAATAGATCACATACAGTGCAGTTCCCCTTTTTGCTGCCCCGTGGTCCAGCTCTGATGCTTACACGCCCACTGACAAACTAAAGCCTTTGCGTCAGAACCAgcgttattttttaaaacaatttgaGCTACAGCAGCTCATCTGTAGGATCACACCAGCCTTCGCTCTCCATGTGCATCCATAAGACTTGGCTTCTCGTGACTGGGATCACTTTTGACACCGTCAGcatataatgttatggctgatcgattcatcttaacataaaaacaacaatctgaACAAATGAGTCATGAAAACTCCcaattctttgtgtttttttattattattcttgcCAGACGCTCACCaccaatatttacattttaaaaacacgaCAGGCAGAAAGATGCAACTTAaattacagacacacaaaaaagtgaTGCACCACTGCGGAGGCTCGCCAGTACGCGCTCGGTCGATGCGCGGAAGCCTCGAGAAAGTGAGACGGCCACTGTAAGCAGAAAGTAATGCGGACAAATCGGTAAATATCACAGCCTGCGCGGTTTACATCGTCGTCGAGTTGCAGCATTTGACATCTGAGGTGGAAAAGTGTTCAGGCCTCAATTTTTTGTCCTAAAACTTGAAAACCTGGCAAAAGCGTCTCGTCGGTGGAGGCAGTTTGTCTAATATAAATGAGGCCTTGATATAAAATATTagtcagtggtttttatttacTAGGAAACAATATACAGACCGTCATGACATTagtgtatatactgtaaatacacaacaacCGTACAGGCACATAACACGTCATTGTACTTGTAAAGACATCCAAGACACCCTGTTCCCCTTACAGTTTCACAAGAGCAATCTATACAATACTGGCCGTGGACACTCGGATCGTTTCAACATCCGTCATCCTCTTGCAAGATCGAAACTCCTGAGGAATAAATATCTAAAAGCACCAGCACAGACATTTAGCGCTAAGATTTCAAAGAGGCTCCTGTCAGATCCGTCGGGTTTCCACGGGTCCGGCAGGGTACGTAAGGAGAAGGCAGCGGAGATGCCCTGAGACACTTAACAGGTTATAGAAAAACTAAAACGCACAAGGTATATTACATGTGTTTATGCGTGCGGGAGTGTCGTTACTATCATATACAGCGTAAGTGTGGATATATAAATGTTACCAAACGGCGCACAGTGACAGTTCAGGGGTGCatgttcagttttttgtttgttttaaaccgGTGCCTGTAGTAATATTGCACTGAAATGTCTTTTAGTTAACTGCGTGAATCAAAAAAATAGTCACCTGTCATTTCTAACAATGATTTTGAGCACAGCTAGATGATGAGCTACAAAAATATTCTCAGCGTAAAACTGCTTTCACACGTGGCACATTACGGATGGAAATGTCGCGGTGGAAGATTCCATGACGGCCGTCGATCCTTTTAACACTTTAAGGGTTGAATTAATTGTGTGGAGTTGCAGGGGGAGGGCTATTGTAAAATCTCAGTTCTGACTTTTGTCTCATATCCagattttttaaacaaagaatttttacttttttctcaaattcAGAAAACAGAGCATCTTCTGGACATAGTCGTACAAGTCATACTTTAATGtcagtatttatatatgtatgaaaaAGAGCCCCCCCCATCTTAATTTTCCTCTTCCGTGATTTTGTTTCGAGAAAAACTAAGAGCTAACCCAAAGTATGAAGATCAACCGTCTGTCTACACATGTCACAACGCAGCTACAACTGCATCCAagcccaaaatatattctaattaAGGCAATTAACAAAAACTGTACAGCTCTCACATCAGCGTTCAGGTGTTCACGCGCACAGTTTgcggaataaaaataaaataaaataaaaataaggccAGATGAAAACactaggggaaaaaaaagatatatcaACAATgctaaaattacattaaaactaaaaacagcacaatgaacaattattacaattacaaaaaaagaagataaaaacatttcagaattacagtcacctttaaaaaaagaaaaaaacaacaagacacaCCATTAGTGTACTTCACAACATGAAATGACTTGATCCGAGTGTGATTTTCTGCTTTGACAATCAAGATACAGCTTTGGTGTGTTGAATGTTTGACAAAATTAAcaatgaggcaaaaaaaaaaaagtgtgtttgtgtagccaTCACAGTACAGTCTCCtgacaatagaaaaaaaaacaaacaaataaaataaaatgtgtgtgaagaaagaataaaaagctggatgatgatgatgatgatggtgatgataaagtgtgtgtgtgtgcttatgcatatatatatttatatatactgaGGTGCTGAAAGGTGCTAACCTCTCTTTATTGCACTTCTGATGGACCCCAGCCAGGAAAAGCTTGAGGTCATGTTACTGTGAACATTTCTTACTATATTTGGCACAGAGATAATCGATTGGTAATAAAacccaagtaaaaaaaaaaatgtaaaaaattcaAAGACAGACTGTGGGGGCACGTGTATTGATTAATAAAATTCACCACAAACGGAGGTCTGCTTGTGTGCACGCCCACgttagtttgtgtctgtgtgtgtactctGGGGCCGGTGGGAATTGAAATTGTGCACTTTAGCAGTCTGCCGATTTGTGGTTGTCTTCGTCCTCCTTCGACAGAGGAGACCTGGACTCCTTcatttcctccccttcctctgcGCTCCCACCAGTTACAGCGGGATAAACGACCACGCAGAACTTCTGGCCCACGTACGTCATCTTATCTGCAAGAAAGAGAGGCAGTGACAAGCGTTACGACACATTCAAATGGTCATGTACATTTATATGTAGCACTTCAGTATTTTGGCTATACAACAGTCCAATAATATCTTAAAAGAACAAAGTATTTTACCATATTAATTCCTactttgtgtttaaaatgaaatgagtttCTAGCCAAAACTTCTCTTTAGATGGAGCTGGAGCTTATTTCCTTTACAAGAGCCATTCAAAAGAACACGTGAATATTGTCGATGCTGCTTTGAATTATACATCTTTGATTGCAACCATCTCACTTTTACCGTTTGCTGAAGTATTTTCAAATGAGGCTGCATTTTCCAGTTGGTggatgatggagacattaagtaggtaCCATACCTACACATACCTACTATATAGATTAATACT harbors:
- the gmpr2 gene encoding GMP reductase 2; protein product: MPRIENDIKLDFKDVLLRPKRSTLKSRSEVDLMRSFTFRNSKGSYRGIPIVAANMDTVGTFEMAMALHKFTLFTTVHKHYSVDDWLEFATKHPECLESVAVSTGTGDGDFDRLSAIVAAVPQLKYICVDVANGYSEHFVHFVKDVRQKFPSHTIMAGNVVTGEMVEELILAGADIIKVGIGPGSVCTTRKKTGVGYPQLSAVIECADAAHGLGGHIISDGGCTCPGDVSKAFGAGADFVMLGGMLAGHAESGGETIEKNGKKYKLFYGMSSDTAMKKHAGGVAEYRASEGKTVEVLYKGPVDVTIRDILGGVRSTCTYVGAGKLKELSRRTTFIRVTQQLNTVFGNDS
- the nedd8 gene encoding NEDD8 codes for the protein MLIKVKTLTGKEIEIDIEPTDKVERIKERVEEKEGIPPQQQRLIYSGKQMNDEKTAADYKIQGGSVLHLVLALRGGHVRPGCL